The Acinetobacter shaoyimingii DNA segment GGGTAATCAACAATTAAAAGAAAAATGCGAAGAGGCGAAGTCATTGTATCTTCAATCTCTTAATAAATAGGACAGTTTTATACTGTCCTAGACTAAAGCGCTTAATTTGACAGATTGAATCTAACTCACAATCTCAATGGTACTCGCACCTGCACCTAAAGGTCTGACCTGAATTTGTACAGGAATACGCTCATGCATTTCTTGTATATGCGAAATGAGCACCACTTTACGCCCTTGGCTTTGCAATTGATCCAATGCATTCATGACCATATGTAAAGATGACGCATCTAAAGTCCCGAAACCTTCATCAATAAACAGGGATTCAATTTTCATTGAACCTGATGCCATATTGGCAATCGCAAGTGACAGCGCAAGAGCGGTCAGGAAGGACTCGCCGCCCGATAGTGATGCGACAGAACGCATTTCACCATCCATGTCATGGTCGATAATGGCAAGGCTTAATGAATTGTCTAAACGTTTTAACGTATAGCGTTGCGAAAGCAGACTCAGCTGTTGGTTGGCATGTTCAATTAAAATATCCAAATTATATTGCTGAGCGAGGTCTCGGAATTTTTTACCTGTAGAGTCACCCATGAGTCCAGAAATTTTGCCCCAACGGTGCTCTTCTTGTTGTATGGCTTGAATCTGCGTGGCAAATTTCTGTTGTTTTTCGACATTGGCATGATGTTGATCTAATTTTAATTTCAGTTGATCTCGCAGGACTTGTTGATTCTGCAATGCATCTAAATTTTGCTGAATGATTAAATTCAGCTCTTCGAATTGAATGATCGGTTGTTGTAATAGATGTTCAGCCAACTGCTCTTGCATGGTTTTTAAGGCAGATGCAGTTTCATTGAATAAACGCTCACTGCTTTGAATTTTTTGACGAATCTGCTGTTCTTGCGCTGATGTAATCTCGTTTAAGGCATTGAGTTGTGTATCATCAAACTGTGGATGTTTGAGCAACCATTCTTCAATCGTCTTCTGAGCTTGACTTAGCGTTTGCTGATTTTGCATTTGCTGTGCTTTAAGCTGTTCTAGAGCTTGCTTTTGCTCATCATGATGCAGACGTGCCTGTTCAAACTTTTGCTTCAGTTGATGATAATGCGTCTGCGCCTGTTGGCGATCTAGGTCATGCTGAGTCAACCATTCATGAGCTTTGACATCGACCAGCCCCGTCATTTGCTGAATGAGTTGATTGGCTTGTAGATTGTTCTGATGTCCTTTTTCTGAAATTTCAGTCAAGTTAAGTTCAGCATCTTTGATCTGAGTCATCAAATGTTCAATACGATTGATCAGCAATTGGCGTTTTTGCTGCTTAACATCAATGTCTTTATGCAATTGTTCATTTTGGTTCAATTGCTCGGCACGTCTTTGCAATAGGCTTAAAATCTGCTGTGCCGTGGCTGTGGTTTGCGTTTGCCATGCCTGACGCTCTGTCTCACTACAACAATCTACAATGTGTTGCACGTGCTGTTGCAAGCGTTCAGCATTGTTCAGTAGGTTTTCCAACTGTTGAATCGTCTGTGTTAAACCATATTGCTGTTTGTGTGCTTGTTCAATATGTTGAATACGTGTGGCTGATTCTTTTTGCGATTGTTGAGACGTCTGAATATAGGTCCGTAATTGTTGTTCAATTTCAAGCGGACTTTGATCAACATCGAGTTCAATATGAATACGCTGAGCATGTTCAAGAAGCGCTTTTTTAAAGTTTTCTGTTTTGTTTTGATTATTTTTGAGTTGAAGGTTCAGTTGTTCAATTTCAGTGTTGAATCGGGTCAATGCTTGCTGAGCTTGTTGCCAAGCTTGAAAAGCAGTTTGCTGTTTTTGTTCGGCTTGTTGTTCTTGTTGTTGTTGCAGTTCATATAAAGCTTTAGAGACAGCTGCTTCATTGTGACGATAAGGATGTTCAGTACTACCACAGACCACACAAGGTTCATCTGGTTTTAGTTCGGCACGTAAATGTTCGATATTTTCTGCATGTAATAAGCGTTGTTGTTGCAATAGTTGAATCAGTTGTTGATGCTCAGCTTTCATCGATAGATAAGCCTGTTCGCTCTGCTGTGCATTTTGTTCAAGGCTGTTTTGCTGTGTAGTCGAATGTTCAAGTTTCTGTTGTAGATCGAGCACAGTACCATGTAATTCAAGCCATTGTTGGATTTGCTGTTGCATCAATTGCAGTTGATTGAATTGCTCAATGTGTTGATCACGTGAGTGTCTTAATTCAAGTAACTGCTGTTCAATCTGTTGTGTCGTGCCGAATTGTTCAGTGCTGAGCTGTAACTGCTGATGCTGTTCTTTTAGGTGTAGGGTCGCAGTGTGAATATCAGTTAAATTGTGCTGTTGCAGTTGTTGTTCTAGTGTTTGGTATTGGCGAATAAACTGTCCCAAAGCTTGTACATGCGCATGAATACTTTGATCCAAAGCCTGAAAACGAGCACCTTGAGTAATCTCTTTTTGTAGATCAATATGTTGTTGTTGCAAATGTTGAAGTTGCTGATCAAATTGTTGTTGTTCAAGTTCTAAAGGCTGTTTAGTGGCTTGCAACTCAACCATTTTGGCTTTGAACTTTTTGTAATCTTCAGCAATGCTGTCTCGGGCTAAAACACATTTACGCACTTCCGCCAAAGGGTGTTGATGTTGTTGCTCAAACTCCTGTATCTGATTCAGCGCTGTTTCCGCTTGGATATATAAGGCTTTTTCAGCATTAAATATGTGTAAGCCATCCTCAAAGCTTTTTTGCTTGGCTAAAATCTGCGGTTCAAAATCTTTTTGAGCTTTTAAACATTGCTGTTTTTGAAAGACCATTGGACGGATGCCTGAAAAGATTTCAAGTTGCTGTAAACGTTGTTTTTCAGGTTGTAAGAGTTGCTGTTGATTGCGCTGATCGTCGTAGTGTTGTTGTTTCAACACAATGTCGCTGTCCAATTTTTGCTTACGTTCAAACCATTGTCGTTGTTTTTCTAGATTTGTTTTTTCAGTTTCTAGGCTTTTTAATTTGCGATCACCATCCTGAAATTCCGTTGTAGCAAGGTTTAGATCGTCATCAGACAAAATCTCAATATGCCCTAAGACATTTTCCAGTTCTTTACGCTGGTTGGCGATGTGCTTGGTTTTTTCATAAGCCAATTGACCAACTTTGGCAAAAATACTGGAGTTAGTGAGATATTCGAGTAGTTCACCACGCTCGCTATCACGTGCTTTTAAAAACGCCGTGACTTCAGACTGTGCTAACAGGACTGCACGGGTAAATTGTTCAAAACTGAGTTGGGTAATTTTTAAAATGCTGCTATCTACGGCTTTGGCTTTGTCAGCAATGACCACGCCATCGGTTAAGCATTTCAGATAGCGTTGTACGCTTTGTAATTTGCCATCGACTTTTTCACGTGAACGTTTAATTTCCCAACGGGCTAAATAATGTTTTTGGTCTTGAGCGACAAAAAACAGTTCAGCAAAACCTTGCGCCGTACCACGACGTAACACTGTTAGAGGGGAATTGGTTAACAGTTCAGTGCCATCAACATCTTGTAATTTACCGTCGCTATCTTTTAAGCGTGGAATTTTATTGAACAATGCCAAACACATGGCATCTAAAATGGTGGATTTACCTGCACCTGTTTTACCGACTATAGCAATTAAGCCAGAGCTGGCTAAAGGTTCAGATTCAAAATCGATAAAGTGTTCACCTGACAAAGATGCCAAATTTTTAAGTCGAATCGATAAAATTTTCATGGCAACCCTTAAGCTTCTACGTCATCTTCAAGTGATTTTTTCGCTTCATCTACCAAACTCATAAAATCTTTCCAAACGTCTGTATCTTCGCTGTAGCCTTGTTTCTGCCAAATTTGCTGAAAGAGTTTTTCTGGCGTTGGCGGTTCAAGATTAATGTGATGAGCCTGTTCCAGCATTTCACCTGTTACTTGGTATTGTCTGGAAATACGCACTAAACGATAACGGTTGGGTGGAAGAGCTTCTTCAAGCAGATGTCTTAAATTCGGTTGTGGTGGAGTGTGGGTATGATATTCAATGTCCACATATTCACGTTGGTCAATATTTTCAATTTCACCCAAAGGCAGTGTTTTGAGCTTGTTAAAGACTTCAGTGAGCTCACCTTTGATCTTATGCAACTGCACACAGCGAGGAATACTTAACGCTTCAAATTTAAAACGTTTTTCATCTTTTGCATGAGGATTAATTTCGACTTCAACCACCTGATGCTTGTAATTGATTTCACTAAAAGACAAAGGAATGGGCGATCCACTATAACGGATATGTTCCTGACCGACTTTTTGCGGTTTGTGCAGATGCCCGAGTGCAACATAATCGATAACATCATCAAATAAATTTGTTGATAGCGCTTCTTCATTGCCAATAATAATTGGGCGCTCTGAATCAGAGGTTTCACCACCTTGCATATGCGCATGTGACATTAAAATGAGTGCTTGATCTTCCGTTTTTCGAGCTTTGGCGGCAGCAATGAGTTCCTGATGCAAATAAGCAATGGCATTATGATGATCTGTTGTTTGATCATTGATGCCTGTAATTTCTGAAGGGCGTAGAAAGGGTAGGCTTAAGCACCAAGCAACGATGTTTTGCTGTTCATCATAAATGGGGATGAGCAAACGATCGAGATCGATTTGCCCATCTTGATTTTTATGTAAAACCCCAACGGTTTTGGCATTGTATTTTGCGAGTAGCGGTTCAACTTGTTCAATGCGATAACCTGAGTCGTGATTGCCTGCAATCATCAAGGTTTGCATATGTGGGGCAACCGCATGGGCATCGGCTAAGAATTGATAGAGTTGTTTTTGCGCTGAAGATGCAGGATTGATGACATCAAAAATATCACCTGCAATGAGCAAAGCATCTGGCTGTTTTTCTTGTATTTGAGTAATCAACCATGCCAAAAACTGTTCATGTTCATACTGACGAGAGTGGTTGTAAAAGTATTGTCCTAAGTGCCAATCTGAAGTATGAAAAAAACGAACTGTCATAATATTTGTCCTATGCCCCGAAGAGCATAGTAACGAAAATGAGGAGGTAAATTCTAGTCTTTAAATCAGCAGATAATGTGTGTGAAATTATGATGATCAATTCATTCAAATAATTTAAGCTTTGTTGCTCTTGATTTGAGAATTTAAGGCATACAAAAAAATAAAAAGCCGACGATTCGAGTGATGATAAATCGTCGGCCAAAATACTTAGGTCATGTCAATTTAGGCTACTAAACTAAATTTTTATGCTCAAAGCATGATTTATAGGTCTGATTGGTGTCAAAGGTCACCGAGAACATTTACGGATGCCAGAGTAAATAATTCACGGTTGCTACTGACCTTGTACCCTATATAACGTCATGGTTTACAGATTGGTTGACAATAAATTAAAAAAAAATGAATTTTTTTTCTATAATAGATTTTTCTCGTTCTAGGCATCATTTATGGTTTCTTTAAACAAATACTATTTGTGGTTCTTTTTACTTTGTTTAGGGCTAACTTTAGTTGCAGGCGTTTTGGCCGCATTATTGCCACAAGAGGTGGCAGGTATCGTGACAGCATTGCCGTATTTGCTTGCCATGATTTTTGTATTATACAAATTTTTAAATGATCAAAAGAGAGCACCGACCGATCAAGAACGAAAAAAAATGACCTTGATCTATACCCTTATTTTTTGGGGATACAACTTTGCAGGTGTATTGTTAGGCGTGTATTTATTTTCACGCAGTGATCCTCAAGTTTGGCAGATTTTTACGGCATCAATGCAGAACACACGCTTTTTAAGTTTGAGCGTGATCATGATTATGCTGTTGGCCATTCCGCTTTATTTGATTACTTATTGGTTTTATGGTCCACAAGCCAAACGTATGGCGAAGAAAAAATTTGGACATGTTGAATAACGACTGTTCTATGGTCTTTTCATAGAAATGAATGGTGACATACCGCTTATTCATCAGCTTGAATTTAAAAGCTAATGATGAGCGGTTTTTTTAATGCCGCTAAGTGATGAAAGCTGAGTTTTCAATGTTTTTAATAAAAAAAATGACTCAATGATAAAAATAACAGAAGAATAAGATCGTACATTTATTTAGCGGATGGCGATGCATATTTAAGCACAGTTAAGGGGTACTAATAAATATGATAAGTATAAGATTAATAATATAATTTTTAAATTTTGAAATTCCCCAATAAAACACGACATGCTAAAATAGTCATTGGAGCATGGAATCATTGTTTCAGATTCACAATATTTCAATTCATAGCGACATCTAATAGCGCCACCTAATAGCGATACCTAAATGACATGTAAAAAATGAAGGTTCTACAAAACATCGTAAAATAAATAACTGAGAAAAATATATGAAAAATGCGGCAAGAAAAACACTTTTAGGGGGAAATAAATATAAAGTATCAATCGCTGTTTTCATTCTATTTTTCATGATTGGTGCTTACATTGTATCTAGATTAAATGCAGCAGAAAAAGAAGCCGATGCTGCACATACCGAGCAAATCGCCAGTGGTTATGCAAGTTCCATTGAAAAAGTCATTCACCATGCTTTGTCATCGACCAACACTTTAGCTGTCATGGTGCATCAAGCCAATGGTCAAGTCGAAAACTATCCAGACCTCGCACGTTATATGCTTCCGATGTACAAAGGTGCATATGCACTGT contains these protein-coding regions:
- a CDS encoding AAA family ATPase, yielding MKILSIRLKNLASLSGEHFIDFESEPLASSGLIAIVGKTGAGKSTILDAMCLALFNKIPRLKDSDGKLQDVDGTELLTNSPLTVLRRGTAQGFAELFFVAQDQKHYLARWEIKRSREKVDGKLQSVQRYLKCLTDGVVIADKAKAVDSSILKITQLSFEQFTRAVLLAQSEVTAFLKARDSERGELLEYLTNSSIFAKVGQLAYEKTKHIANQRKELENVLGHIEILSDDDLNLATTEFQDGDRKLKSLETEKTNLEKQRQWFERKQKLDSDIVLKQQHYDDQRNQQQLLQPEKQRLQQLEIFSGIRPMVFQKQQCLKAQKDFEPQILAKQKSFEDGLHIFNAEKALYIQAETALNQIQEFEQQHQHPLAEVRKCVLARDSIAEDYKKFKAKMVELQATKQPLELEQQQFDQQLQHLQQQHIDLQKEITQGARFQALDQSIHAHVQALGQFIRQYQTLEQQLQQHNLTDIHTATLHLKEQHQQLQLSTEQFGTTQQIEQQLLELRHSRDQHIEQFNQLQLMQQQIQQWLELHGTVLDLQQKLEHSTTQQNSLEQNAQQSEQAYLSMKAEHQQLIQLLQQQRLLHAENIEHLRAELKPDEPCVVCGSTEHPYRHNEAAVSKALYELQQQQEQQAEQKQQTAFQAWQQAQQALTRFNTEIEQLNLQLKNNQNKTENFKKALLEHAQRIHIELDVDQSPLEIEQQLRTYIQTSQQSQKESATRIQHIEQAHKQQYGLTQTIQQLENLLNNAERLQQHVQHIVDCCSETERQAWQTQTTATAQQILSLLQRRAEQLNQNEQLHKDIDVKQQKRQLLINRIEHLMTQIKDAELNLTEISEKGHQNNLQANQLIQQMTGLVDVKAHEWLTQHDLDRQQAQTHYHQLKQKFEQARLHHDEQKQALEQLKAQQMQNQQTLSQAQKTIEEWLLKHPQFDDTQLNALNEITSAQEQQIRQKIQSSERLFNETASALKTMQEQLAEHLLQQPIIQFEELNLIIQQNLDALQNQQVLRDQLKLKLDQHHANVEKQQKFATQIQAIQQEEHRWGKISGLMGDSTGKKFRDLAQQYNLDILIEHANQQLSLLSQRYTLKRLDNSLSLAIIDHDMDGEMRSVASLSGGESFLTALALSLAIANMASGSMKIESLFIDEGFGTLDASSLHMVMNALDQLQSQGRKVVLISHIQEMHERIPVQIQVRPLGAGASTIEIVS
- a CDS encoding exonuclease SbcCD subunit D C-terminal domain-containing protein, giving the protein MTVRFFHTSDWHLGQYFYNHSRQYEHEQFLAWLITQIQEKQPDALLIAGDIFDVINPASSAQKQLYQFLADAHAVAPHMQTLMIAGNHDSGYRIEQVEPLLAKYNAKTVGVLHKNQDGQIDLDRLLIPIYDEQQNIVAWCLSLPFLRPSEITGINDQTTDHHNAIAYLHQELIAAAKARKTEDQALILMSHAHMQGGETSDSERPIIIGNEEALSTNLFDDVIDYVALGHLHKPQKVGQEHIRYSGSPIPLSFSEINYKHQVVEVEINPHAKDEKRFKFEALSIPRCVQLHKIKGELTEVFNKLKTLPLGEIENIDQREYVDIEYHTHTPPQPNLRHLLEEALPPNRYRLVRISRQYQVTGEMLEQAHHINLEPPTPEKLFQQIWQKQGYSEDTDVWKDFMSLVDEAKKSLEDDVEA
- a CDS encoding ABZJ_00895 family protein, with the protein product MVSLNKYYLWFFLLCLGLTLVAGVLAALLPQEVAGIVTALPYLLAMIFVLYKFLNDQKRAPTDQERKKMTLIYTLIFWGYNFAGVLLGVYLFSRSDPQVWQIFTASMQNTRFLSLSVIMIMLLAIPLYLITYWFYGPQAKRMAKKKFGHVE